The DNA segment CGCCGAGATGATAGGGGACACCGAGTCGTGTCGCGAGCATCCGTCCGCCGGAGAGATGGTCGGCGTGGACGTGGGTGTCGAGAACGTGAGTGATCGTCATTCCGTGCTCGGCGGCGGTGGTCACGTACTGATCGGTGTGTCGCGTAGGGTCGACGACAACCGCCTCGCCCGCGCGTTTCGAGCCGACGAGATAGGAGAGACAGCCCTTCGCCCGACGCTGGAACTGCACGATCACGAGATCGTCGCTCGTGGTGTCCACGCGGGCGGTCTCGTACAGCGCGTTCCACTCGCGCATTCCCCCTGTCACGACCGCGACGTCGTCGAATCCGTCGGCGTCGAGCTCGGCGGCGAGGATCGTCGACGTCGCACCCTTCCCGCAGATCGTGACGATCCGCTTACCGTCCGCCACCGACGCGATCGCCTCGCGCTGGTCCGCCCCCAGCGTCTCCGTCGGCCCGAACGGGACGTTCACCGCGCCCGGCACGCGCCACGACTCGTAGCTGTCCGCCGGACGCGTGTCGACGAGTGTAAAATCGTCCACACCCGCGTCCTGTGCGTCAGCGACCTCTCTGGCAGTGATCGTCTCGAACATCGTTCTGCTCGTCTGTACGGTATTGGGACAAATAAACATTCTTGCACACAGCTACTGGATCCACGAATCATCCGACAGACGACGCAGGCTGCGATTCAGGTCCGGTATTCACTACGTGCCGTTGTTCTCCGGTGGTCTCTCGGGGGCGTATCGGCCCGATCCGTCTCGGAGCGATCGTGCCCACCGTGCTGAGTGGAATCGGCTGGACGACCCGAGCACGGCGGCGGGTGAACGCCGACGGGTGGCTACTCGATCGTCGCGACCAGCAGAAACGTCTCCGGACGACTGATCTCGTGCTCGATCGCGAACCCGTGGTCACGGAGCGAATCCGCGGCCGCGTCGGCAGTGTATCGCTCGTCGAGCGGTGGGCCGTTCTCGCCGGTGCCCGTGGCAGTCCAGTCGACGATGACGAGCCGTCCCGTGGGCCCGAGCACCCGGTGGATTGCCGCGAACGCGTCGTCACTCGCAAACTCGTGATAGGTCATCGTCGAGAATGCGGCGTCGAGACTGCCGTCCTCGAACGGGAGGTCCTCGATACCCGTCGTCACGAGTTCGACGTTCGCCGGCACGCCCTTCTCCCGGTAGTACTCGTGCATCGCCTCCTGGATGTCGACCGCATAGACCTCGCTCGCATGCGGTGCGACGTCGTCGGTGTAAAACCCTGTTCCGCTGCCGAGGTCGGCGGCAGCGTGGTTCGACGAGAGTGCGAGTGCCCCCAGCAGTTCCTCGGCCGAGAGGAACCGGTAGCGCCACGCTGCCTCCTCCAGCTTGTCGGCGTTGTCGACGTCGAACGTGTGATACCCCATCGTCACAGCGCCTCGAACGCTTCGTCGGCGAGTTCGCCGGTGTCTTCGATGATGTCGGCCATCGTGTCGCCGTCCGGTGCCATCCCGACGAGTCGGGCGATCCGCATGATCGAAACGTGATAGACGGTCTGGACGCCGGGCTCTTCCTCCCAGATGACGACGTTGCAGGGAAAGAGCCCACCCATTCGGTTGTCGCTGGCGTCGAGCGCACGGTCGGCGATGGCCGGATTACACGCACCGAGCACGTAGTACGGGTCACGATCGGCATCGACTTTCTCGTTGAGGAGTTCCGACGGTGAGAACTCGCTGGGGATGCCGAACCCAGCGTCGGTGAACACCTCACGAACGTGTTCGATCGCGTCCTCGTGGCTCATCTCAAGGGTGGTTCGTTTCACACCGATGTCGTCTTCGTCCAGTTGAGCCGGATCGATGGGTAGCGTCATCGTGTAGAGTATTGTGTCTGTCGTGAAAATCGCTTTCGGTTCGTGAGATCCGCCAGTTGAGGGGAGCGGACCGACTCAGACGAGCAGCTGGATATCGGCGTCGGCCATGCGCTGGAAGGCGCTCGCCGCGCCGACGCCCGTCTCGACGTCGTCGTAGAAGTCGGCGTCGTCGTAGTCCAGCAGATCGATCGTCATCTGGCACGCCTGAAGATCGACCCCACTGTCGAGTGCGGTCCGAACGAGCTCTTCGACGCTTGCGACATCGTTGTCGACGATGCGCCGCTCCATCAGCTTCGCAGTCGCCCGATCCATGCCGGGAAGCGCCCCGATGACGTTCGGAATCGGCATGTTGGGATTGCCGACCGAGCTCAGCCCCAGTTCCTGCGAGTGTTCCTCGTGGAGGATTTCGAGCCCCCAGAACGTGTGAAACACCGTCACGTCCCAGCC comes from the Halococcus saccharolyticus DSM 5350 genome and includes:
- a CDS encoding DsrE/DsrF/DrsH-like family protein, whose amino-acid sequence is MSTETQPAAGESVEDVAALEARIEELEAELAAVRDDDEQRMVIIATKGTLDMAYPPLILASTAAAFGWDVTVFHTFWGLEILHEEHSQELGLSSVGNPNMPIPNVIGALPGMDRATAKLMERRIVDNDVASVEELVRTALDSGVDLQACQMTIDLLDYDDADFYDDVETGVGAASAFQRMADADIQLLV
- a CDS encoding DUF302 domain-containing protein; translated protein: MTLPIDPAQLDEDDIGVKRTTLEMSHEDAIEHVREVFTDAGFGIPSEFSPSELLNEKVDADRDPYYVLGACNPAIADRALDASDNRMGGLFPCNVVIWEEEPGVQTVYHVSIMRIARLVGMAPDGDTMADIIEDTGELADEAFEAL
- a CDS encoding MBL fold metallo-hydrolase; amino-acid sequence: MFETITAREVADAQDAGVDDFTLVDTRPADSYESWRVPGAVNVPFGPTETLGADQREAIASVADGKRIVTICGKGATSTILAAELDADGFDDVAVVTGGMREWNALYETARVDTTSDDLVIVQFQRRAKGCLSYLVGSKRAGEAVVVDPTRHTDQYVTTAAEHGMTITHVLDTHVHADHLSGGRMLATRLGVPYHLGERAAERDLDYEFEPLADGETITVGDTGIETLGAPGHTTEMVAYRVGDDAVLTGDSLFLDSIGRTELEFGDEGAEDGAEMQYETLHDTLLELPTELTVLPGHVTVNSDGTYENAAPGKLVGRSLGEVQDRLDLVALDRTAFVERMIENVPEKPDNYETVIAINRGVESVESSRAATMLETGANNCAA
- a CDS encoding class I SAM-dependent methyltransferase, coding for MGYHTFDVDNADKLEEAAWRYRFLSAEELLGALALSSNHAAADLGSGTGFYTDDVAPHASEVYAVDIQEAMHEYYREKGVPANVELVTTGIEDLPFEDGSLDAAFSTMTYHEFASDDAFAAIHRVLGPTGRLVIVDWTATGTGENGPPLDERYTADAAADSLRDHGFAIEHEISRPETFLLVATIE